Within the Cupriavidus malaysiensis genome, the region ACTGGGTGATCGACCTCGACCCCGACTACACGCTGGCCGCCGTCAGCGAACCGAAACGCCAGTACCTGTGGATCCTGTCGCGCACCCCGCACGTGGACTCGGCGCGGCTGCAGGCCCTGGTGGAACGGCTGGCCGCCCAGGGCTTCGATATCGACGGTCTGGAGTCCACGCCGCAGGACTGAGCCGGCACCCCACGCCGCCACCACGACTCAACCACTACGCCGCCACCCCCGCCTGGCGGAAGCGGCCCGGATTGGCCCCCGCCACCTTGCGCATCAGGCGCCGCAACGCCGTCGCATCCTGGTAGCCGACCGCCTCGGCCACCTGCTCCACCGTCATCCGGCTGCCCTCCAGCAACGCCCTGGCGCGCCGCAGCCTGACGCTCTGCACCAGCGCCAGCGTGCTCTTGCCGGTGGCCTTCTGCACATGGCGCGCCAGCGTGCGCTCGGACATGCAGAAGGCCCGCGCCAGTTCCGCCACCGATGGCGGCGCCGGCAGCGCCGCCTCGACCCTGGCCGCCAGGCGCGCCACCAGGTCGTTGCCGCTGGCCATCGCCTCCGGCACGATGAAGGGCGCCTGTGCCTGGCGGCCGTCGACCAGCAGCATGCGCGCGACCTGCTCGGCCAGCGCGCTGCCGCAGCGCTCGCGCAGCAGGTGCAGCATCAGGTCGGTCTGGGCGAAGGCCGCGCCGGCGGTGGTCACCGGGCCGTCGGCGCACACCATGCGGTCGGCATCGACGCGGCACGCCGGCGCCATCGCCTGCAGCAGCGGCGCCAGCCACCACGAGGTGGTGGCGCGCCGCCCCTGCAGCAGGCCGGCATCGCGCAGCAGGAACACCGCCGAGCAGGCGGCGGCCACGGTGCCGCCGGCCGCGGCGTGGCGCGCCAGCGCGGCCGCCACCGCACCCGCCTCGGCGCTGGCCAGGCGCGCCCGCAGCGC harbors:
- a CDS encoding GlxA family transcriptional regulator → MHDFTVVILEGAYASSVAVTQDMLAAAAALAPRAGVAAPRWRLCSLAGGPVRLQGGLSVQTARLPARAGRDRSLWVLPGLGLATPAALRARLASAEAGAVAAALARHAAAGGTVAAACSAVFLLRDAGLLQGRRATTSWWLAPLLQAMAPACRVDADRMVCADGPVTTAGAAFAQTDLMLHLLRERCGSALAEQVARMLLVDGRQAQAPFIVPEAMASGNDLVARLAARVEAALPAPPSVAELARAFCMSERTLARHVQKATGKSTLALVQSVRLRRARALLEGSRMTVEQVAEAVGYQDATALRRLMRKVAGANPGRFRQAGVAA